A section of the Anticarsia gemmatalis isolate Benzon Research Colony breed Stoneville strain chromosome 28, ilAntGemm2 primary, whole genome shotgun sequence genome encodes:
- the LOC142984805 gene encoding homeobox protein PKNOX2-like: MQGGGAPAADADQAQFEADKRAVYKHPLFPLLALLLERCEQATAGAEPPAAEAFGADLQAFVQHQRRDRRPFLVDDPEIDGLMIKSIQVLRIHLLELEKVQELCRDFCGRYIACLKTKMQSENLLRTDYSSGGVESNNNLSGSIDEHSSTSNSPQYQSPPAPLPSAPYPTVYPPHTEIPYAPPQRDPPSLVVQGSTPISQIGAGLLTTDSFTGTNSNNSCSSVSGSPPPEDDCGEDSSGKRGVLPRHATQVMRAWLFQHLVHPYPTEEEKRTLAAQTRLTLLQVNNWFINARRRILQPMLDCADKPGGKKGKNGSSVSKRYWPDALSNPQFTAGLLSSSEDEEAEGEASGDEQDAAESEQTNYAIQQSMH, from the exons ATGCAGGGCGGCGGCGCGCCCGCCGCAGACGCCGACCAGGCGCAGTTCGAGGCCGACAAACGGGCTGTTTACAA ACACCCCCTATTCCCGCTCCTAGCGCTGCTCCTGGAGCGATGTGAGCAAGCCACAGCGGGGGCCGAGCCCCCCGCGGCGGAGGCCTTCGGCGCGGACCTGCAGGCCTTCGTGCAGCATCAGCGCAGGGACCGGAGGCCGTTCCTCGTTGACGACCCGGAGATTGACGGCCTCATGATTAAGAGCATTCAG GTGCTCCGCATCCACCTGCTAGAGTTGGAGAAGGTGCAGGAGCTGTGCCGCGACTTCTGTGGAAGATACATCGCCTGCCTGAAGACTAAGATGCAGAGTGAAAACCTGCTCAGAACTGATTATTCTTCAg GTGGCGTTGAAAGCAACAACAATTTGTCCGGATCGATAGACGAGCACTCGAGCACCTCCAACTCGCCACAATACCAG TCGCCCCCCGCCCCGCTGCCGTCGGCGCCGTACCCTACGGTGTACCCACCACACACCGAGATACCCTACGCCCCACCACAGAGAGACCCAC CGTCGCTAGTGGTGCAAGGGTCGACGCCGATCAGTCAGATAGGCGCGGGGCTACTTACCACGGATTCCTTCAcag GCACAAACTCAAATAACTCATGTTCGTCGGTGTCGGGCTCCCCGCCCCCCGAGGACGACTGCGGCGAAGACTCCAGCGGCAAGCGCGGCGTGCTGCCGCGACACGCCACGCAGGTCATGCGGGCCTGGCTGTTCCAGCACTTAGTT CACCCGTACCCCACGGAGGAAGAGAAGCGCACCCTGGCGGCGCAGACCCGCCTGACGCTGCTGCAGGTCAACAACTGGTTCATCAACGCGCGCCGCCGCATCCTGCAGCCCATGCTCGACTGTGCTGACAAACCTG GTGGGAAGAAAGGCAAGAATGGATCTTCGGTGAGCAAGAGATACTGGCCGGATGCACTGTCTAACCCACAGTTTACAGCAg GTCTCCTCTCATCATCGGAGGACGAGGAGGCAGAGGGCGAGGCCTCAGGCGACGAGCAGGACGCGGCGGAGTCAGAACAAACCAACTACGCCATACAACAGAGCATGCACTAA